The Hordeum vulgare subsp. vulgare chromosome 7H, MorexV3_pseudomolecules_assembly, whole genome shotgun sequence DNA window gtgtatccagtttttgtcgtaagcctcccaACTTTTAACACTtgcgatgtgggtgaaattatgataccatgccaagtttcagccttttcagagtttatttgtagcgcttttcaatttcagggtcatttaggtcaaaaaatcattaaatgcatggaaaatagcaaataaggtgagaaagggttgaagatTGATGACGCGGCTTTCAATTGTGCATATTGAGcgtacaaaaagtatggagttgaaataagttttttAAAAGAAATGCCTTTTTAAAAGATGAGTATTCGTTCGAAACCTTAATGATTCGAAAGAGATTGTATAGTTTGTACATGAAATGCATCCAGCTTTTGCCgcaacccttccaactttttagcacatgctatgtgggtgaaatgatgataccatgccatgtttcacccttttcagagttcatttgtagcgattttgaatttcagggtcatttagctcaaaaaatattaaatgcatgaaaaatagccaatgaggtgagaaagggttgaaaattgatgacgtggctttgaatgatgcatattgagcgcACAATAAGTGTGGAGTCGAAATAAGtttaaaaatgaaatgcctttgtaagagatgagtattcgtccgaaaccgtcatacttcgaaagagattgtccagtttgtacacgaagtgcatccagtttttgtcgtaaccctcccaactttttagcaaatgctatgtgggtgaaatgctgaTACCATGCCATGTTTCAGCCTTATCAGAGTTCATTGTAGCGCCTTttaattttagggtcatttagctaaaaaaaaagtcattaaatgcatgaaaaatagcaaatgaggtgagaaagggatgaaaattgatgacgttgctttgaatgatgcatattaagTGCACAAAAAGTCTcttgagttgaaataagttttaaaaaataaaatgccttcgtaagagatgagtattcatgtgagaccctcatacttcgaaatgcACATAATTGCTCTGATTAAATCCTGGCTACATAATGTTACTTCGCGTTTCAAAtgccaaaacacacatatatatacccgAACTCTTACACAAATATTCCCTCCAGTTTTTCCGAAGTGGGACTTTCCAGATAAGCCCGAAAACTCACTAAGAAGAAAGTGATGACGGTGAAAGCCGGTCACATCTAAGATTTGGATGTTGGGGTACAAAACATTTTCTTTGCGTGTGTCCCTTTGCgctgtaaccatggacaatcttcatcatttaacaggatgcttggttcagtcttcattctcaaggaaggaatttcgtgaaacttttcataatcttgtgacatgtgtgtcttgtcctccacttccACGATGTTTATTTtccgtgaaagaactatgtggtgcgTTGGcttatcgtatgatgtattcgcttccttatcttttatttttctcagattggtagacatgtccttcgcatagaaaatctccacatcattggctaggacgaatggttcatctgtatacccaagattgttgagatccactattgtcattccgtaccgcgggacttcctttaccccgcctcctttcagattgacccatttgcaccaaaacaaagggaccttcaaattttTTCCGTAGTCAAGTTCTCATATCTCATCTATGTAataataatatgtgtcctttggccTATTGTTGGTGTTTTTTTGCttgaaagcggacaccactattttggttggtgctctttttatcttgggcgatcatgtaaaatgtattcccatttatctcctaCCCTTTGAAAGTCAATATAGTCAAATATGGTGACTTGGCCAGCAAGTACCGGTCATGTCCAACTTCAGGGTCTTGCATAAGACGTGTTTGCATCCAACTGCCGAATGACGCCATGTGTGTACGTTTGATCCAGGGATTAGCCTGCTCCGGGTTCTTGGAGTGTACAATATCCATGCGTTCCTCGAGATAcaaagccaccaaggtggaattttgtagaacAGTGTAGTGTGCTTGCTTCCAAGAATACCCATCCCTACATATTACTAaatcctttcctagcgtgccttttccacccaTTCTGCCCTCATGCCGTGATTCAGGAAGACCAATCGACTTAAGATcaagaataaagtcaacacataaATCAATGACCTCCCCtatttcatggcccttggagattcTTCCTTATGGCCTAGCACGGTAGTGAACATATTTCttgaagactcccatgaacctctcgaaggggaacatattgtgtagaaatacaggtcccagaatggcaatctcttcgactaggtgaactaggattaCCGGATTGATTACCTTGTGATAGATTGCTTACCTTGTGATAGATTGATTACCTTGTGATAGATCGACTAggtgaacaccaactcgaaactgacaagacattgcaccaaaacaTTATGTAACCTTTCTAGGATTACTAGATTGATTACCTTGTgatagattgcattgaggaatgcacatagcttcacaatggttgatcggacgttttccggtagaagccccctcaatgcaaccggaagcaattgcgtcataatcacgtggcagtaaagagactttaggttctggaattttttctctgccatattcattattccctttatattctatGAGTAgcaagacgggaccttcatactgagcaagcattcaaagaagatttcgttctcttctttggtaagagcatagctggcaggaccttcatactgcttcggatgcatgccgtctttttcgtgcatacATTGCTGGTCCTCTCGTgcctgtatcttttgtcttcccatacaagcccaagaATCCTAGTAGGTTCACACAAAGATTTTTCTCACGTGCACCACGTTTAttgaagagcggacctctaggacattccaataaggtaggtcccaaaatatagatttcttcttccacatgggtgtgtgtccaTCGTCGTCATTTGGAACAGATTGTcccccaggaccctttccaaaaattAGTTTTAAATCCTTaccatatgaagtatatgatcacGAGTATGGTGGTcatgcttcttccggtgatctgcctcagctttgaaatgctttccttcttttcttaagagatgcttgattGGCAGAAACTGATGATGTCCTAGGTACTCATTCTTCTTACATTTCTCCAAGTATATACTTTTAGTATCATCCAAATAGTGCGTCCATGCATGGTAACCCTTGTTTGTCTATCCTCAAAGGTTACTAAAagtaggccaatcattgatggtcacATACACCAACGCTCGTAGGTAAAATTcttgctgtttgtgctcatcctacacatgtacacctttgatatcccatagctataaaagttcttcaactaatggacttaggtacacatcaatgttgtttacgggttgcttggggccttggatgagcactggcatcataatgaacttccgcttcatgcacaaccatggaggaaggttatagatacatagtgtCACGagccaggtgctatgattgctgctttgctccccaaaaggattaatgccatctacacttaaaccaaaccaacagTTCCTTGCGTCATCTACAAAGTCCGGccactctctcttgattttcctcACTTGACCCATGagcgggtactctcaacttcccgtctttcttatgcTCGTCTTTgttccatcgcatcaacttggcatgctctttgttttggaacgaacgtttcaactgtggtggtattataggagcataccacatcaccttggcaggaatcctcttcctgggcgctggccctcaacatcgtcaccaggatCATCGCAGTCGATCTTATAGCGCAACGCACCGCATACTGGgtatgcattcaaattctcgtactcatcatcgcggtagaggatgtcgtcattagggcatgcatgtatcttttgcacctctaatcctagagggaagaTAGACTTCTTTtcttcgtacgtactgtcgggcaattcgttatcctttggaagcatcttctttaacattttcagcaacttttcaaaacccttgtcagatacaccattctctgccttccattgcaacaATTCTACTGTGGTACCCAtcttcttcttgtcatcttcgcaatttggtaaaacaatttcttgtgatcctctaacatgcgctgcaacctcagcttctccttttcacttgcacagtttctctttgcatcagcaGTGGCCTGAGCAAGATCATCAAGGGCCTCATGTGGTGCTTCTACTTCAGCTTTTCCCAcattgtagtaccatcgtattcagGGAACAAAGGATAgccgtcatcatcctcttcttcttcattctcttccattggaacccctctttctccgtgcttggcgcAAGGGTTATAGCAGGACATGAAACCAGACGTAAAGAGGTGGACGTGAATGACTGTTGACTTAGACtaagttttatcattcttacagacagcacatggacaacacataaaaccatcccgCTGGTTTGCCTCAGCCGCACGCAAAAAACTCTCCAAGCCATCGATGAACTGGGGAGAGCGTCGGTCATCGTGCATCCATTGCtggttcatcttcattacacaagaccgaaaagaccaaattaatacaagttcacacataaagttcatacacacttattctcataaagaAAAATACAAGAGTTTcaagctaaagcatttaaatgcaacaacaaatgcgatcaaggtcacaactaaggtaacaattgatccaatagcatagtgataccaagcctctttattaatggcatattttctaatccttctaatcttcaagcgcattgcatccatcttgaacttgtgatcatcgacgacatcgacaacatacaactccaatttcatcttctcttcttcaattcttttcaatttttctttcaaatgctCATTTTCTCttttaactaaatttaacttctcgacaagagggtccgTTACAATTTCcgcttcacatacctcctagataaaaatatctatgtcaacttgatgggcataattatCATATAAACGATAAAttcaacaaatagttataaaagagaatataccacatccgaatcataaaccggacgagggTCGATGCggacggatatcaagaccatgacactatgtataacaaacaatcatacaaatatgaaaactatctaaatcatacaaataagatttttttggaataaaaaggataagaacaagagaaTCACCTAGGCGGTGCGTGCGATGAGACGGTGCGGGTGATCGACGGTGGTTAGGACGGGGACGGAAAGGCACTACGCAAACCACACCTagacatatgcaaactaagaagttaatttgagctcaaattgcatataaatcaaatgaaCTCCCACATAATAACTCCCAagctaaaacccacaaatcactataattATGGAGCATTGCTGGAGCTAATccagcaatgagagatgaaagaacaaaattgctaacctttgtgaacacttggatgGATAGGGcgcctcaaatcttgacaaataTGGAAAGAAATTGAGGATGAACTCGAGCAAGGGAAGAGAACGGATGAGAGAAAGGAGAAAACAGATAGCTTGGGCTCGGGCTCGACGGAGGACTATTTATAGTgatacttttagtcccggttggcgatacaaaccgggactaaagatctatTCATAGTTCCGGTTTGTATTACCAACCGGGATTAATTACCCTAGCATGTGCCCCAGCCTAACGCAACCTTGCCACCATCCCTTTAGTCCCTGTTGGTAACACAAATCGGGACTAGAGGTTCCTAATAAAATGGGACTAAAGTCTaacctcatgaaccgggactagtggcagcattagtcccggtttaaaAACCAATCAAGACTAATACTTCGATCCAAaggcctgttttctactagtgttaagagataaaacattttaggCCTTAACTACAAAGCGGCGCCGCATGCAAGTCTTCCCATACGGCGACTAATTCTATCTCCCTACCATGCATGCATACAATGACGTCATCAAGATTCTCTCTATTGActtgaaattttaaaaaaattatctctAAAACTGTTAATTTAATTGACAAtccgttttcaccgttggctttgtcgcgacgagatcttcaaaactagaccccatgtcgacatgtttcgagaaCTTTTTTGCTCCGTCCATAATTGCCACATTTTTAGACTTACTTGTCGTATTATTAGCCACTTACTTGTCaaaaaaaaataacttaattgccaTTTTTTCCTCGATGTGAATCATGTGCCGCATGTATCCATATTGCAATACACAGCAGCGTGGGCTAGTAGGATATGCAGATGGCATCACAAAAATATGCATTGCATGCAAAGCGTCACACGAAAAATCGGTAGAAAAAGTGTCTCACACAAAACATGTGTTGGTAGACCTTATTCACTAGCTAAATGCATCtggttagtactagtactactagtagtagtttaAAATTACATAGTTGCCAATTTTACAAAAACTTAGTTGTCAAGATGCTAGTTTAACTAtgccgagttgtcatatttacaaacgatgaccAAACAAGATTTTTTATGGTCACTGATTTTAAacatgttgagttgtcatatttttgcgtGTAATCGCCTtaaaaagttgtttgtgcttgTCATTTTGTTTATGtcaagatgtcatatttatacgcaaATTTTTAAAAATTTAACGATTAAGTTATTGTTTGGCAGACAAGTAAGCACTTACTAATATTACAAGTAAGTGCAGCAAATGTGGTAATTGTGAGTaaaaaaaaagttgtcgaaacatgtcgacatgggatttagttttaaagatttcgtcgaaacaaagtcaacgatATAAACGGATTATcgatcgaattaacggtttaagagataaaactttttaagtTTCGATCATTTAGAAGGAATCTAatgacatcattgcatgcatgcatgcattcaagaGAACATACAAAACAATGCACCCAATATCCACACTGCGGCGCTTCTAGATAGAATTTCCCAACATTTTAAAAACTAAAAGGACAAAAGTTTACTGTTGACATCACCAGTTTCGTTACTTATACATGCATGCGATGACATGACTTAATGTGTGGCCGTTGGGCGCGTGATCGGATGTTGTTCCCACCTCACGTGAAATTGTTATCGGCGTCCAAAACTTATCTGTAGAATTGTCTAACTGATTTCTTAGGGTAACTGAACTTTATGAATGTCGAAAGAAATAAATGTATACGCCGAATCAGAAGTGTACACGCACTCACGCAGCGCCATACTTTGATAACTTACTGTAGCAAATGTCGATCGAAGGATGCAGAAACACATACATGGCTAGCAATTATTGTACTAGCATGGTTACACTTACAAGCTACGGTGGTCGATCTATTAGAATTGCCTTTTGCCCTGGAAGCTCTGGCCGATCGTCCAGCTTGCCGGCACGACGCCGTCGAGGATAACGGAACGCCCGTCGCCTGCGACCACACGGAACGAGAGCCCCTGCCCGACGAGATTTTGGACATCTCCGTCCCAGACCTGTCCCCAGTTCCTCTTCATGTTCCGCCACTGCCCGTCCTTGGTCCCTTTCACGGCCAACGCCTTGACTTCGCCGGGACCGGCCACGTTGAAGACGAGCACGCCGACCCAGTACTGATTGCCCGTCATCTCTATACGGATGCCGCCCCTCTTGGCGCAAGGCACACGGCGGTACTGTACGGGGATGATGCCGACGTGGAAGTCGGTCACGAGGCGAAGGAACATGGGCATGGAGAGATCGAAGTGCTTCAGCGGCGGGTTGCACCAGTTCTCGTAGGGCTTTGAGTAGTTGGCCGGGCAGAGATTGGTTGCCGTCACCTTCACTGGCACCCCGCCGGGCTTGCAGTGTGGGTCGCCTTGGCACTGGATCTCGTAGCA harbors:
- the LOC123411285 gene encoding expansin-A22-like; translation: METRRPALSAVTVGAVVLILALSPEMAVASGGWMDAHATFYGDESGAETMQGACGYGNLFEQGYGLDTTALSVALFSDGWSCGGCYEIQCQGDPHCKPGGVPVKVTATNLCPANYSKPYENWCNPPLKHFDLSMPMFLRLVTDFHVGIIPVQYRRVPCAKRGGIRIEMTGNQYWVGVLVFNVAGPGEVKALAVKGTKDGQWRNMKRNWGQVWDGDVQNLVGQGLSFRVVAGDGRSVILDGVVPASWTIGQSFQGKRQF